From a region of the Pseudomonadota bacterium genome:
- a CDS encoding sigma-70 family RNA polymerase sigma factor — MAVEQQFQQILAEHASMIQRIAQTHERRPALIQELVQEAAFALWRALPSFRGDSSMRTFVGRITHNVCISHVRKESKGQLDELPAELVDPGPMPDDVADRDGQRAWLLAAVRELPLSLRPVVTLHLEGFSNKEIATALALTPNNVGVRLNRGRTMLKARIEEIR, encoded by the coding sequence GTGGCGGTTGAACAGCAATTCCAACAGATTTTGGCAGAACATGCGTCGATGATTCAGCGTATTGCGCAAACGCATGAGCGTCGGCCGGCACTTATCCAAGAGCTGGTTCAAGAGGCGGCGTTTGCCTTGTGGCGCGCATTGCCCAGTTTTCGCGGCGACAGTTCGATGCGCACCTTTGTTGGACGCATTACACATAATGTCTGCATCAGCCATGTTCGTAAGGAGTCCAAAGGACAGCTTGACGAGCTGCCCGCGGAGTTAGTGGACCCCGGCCCCATGCCCGACGACGTGGCGGATCGCGACGGGCAACGAGCATGGCTGTTAGCGGCTGTGCGCGAGCTTCCCTTGAGTCTGCGGCCGGTTGTGACGCTTCATCTAGAAGGGTTTAGCAATAAAGAGATAGCGACCGCACTGGCGTTGACGCCCAATAATGTCGGCGTGCGCCTGAATCGCGGTCGCACAATGTTGAAAGCGCGTATCGAGGAAATCCGATGA
- a CDS encoding DUF374 domain-containing protein, translating into MTKPDSSIDARRGKASRRRMTLGRRVAYAVGLPLLRLTLRLLWMSYRVKPIDLPASVNTMIDNNTLFAPCYWHQNHILCTSTIKQWIRRGFRAAFLISGSVDGEVPARIAAAWGAEVIRGSSNTSGALVLRDMHAAMREGVSIVTTADGPLGPQHHFKEGAVLMARIGGAPLVALGCAADRAWVLERRWDQFIIPKPFARVAICVSEPIDVPKSVPADQLETYRARMEQAVNEQTARARAALALTASDTTPGD; encoded by the coding sequence ATGACTAAACCCGATTCATCCATCGATGCCCGTCGTGGCAAAGCGTCACGACGACGCATGACGCTGGGGCGTCGCGTCGCTTATGCGGTTGGCTTGCCGTTGCTGAGACTCACGTTACGGCTCTTATGGATGAGCTATCGGGTGAAGCCGATTGATCTTCCTGCCAGCGTCAACACCATGATCGACAACAACACGTTGTTCGCTCCGTGTTATTGGCATCAAAACCACATTCTGTGTACGAGCACCATCAAGCAGTGGATCAGGCGAGGATTTCGCGCAGCGTTTCTGATTTCGGGTTCGGTTGATGGCGAGGTGCCGGCACGAATCGCCGCGGCGTGGGGGGCCGAGGTGATTCGCGGGTCGTCAAACACATCCGGCGCGCTGGTTCTGCGCGACATGCACGCGGCGATGCGTGAGGGCGTTTCGATCGTAACAACCGCCGATGGACCACTCGGCCCGCAGCACCATTTCAAAGAGGGAGCGGTGCTGATGGCCCGCATTGGTGGCGCACCGCTGGTGGCGCTGGGGTGTGCCGCGGATCGTGCCTGGGTGCTCGAAAGGCGCTGGGACCAGTTTATTATCCCCAAACCCTTCGCTCGAGTAGCGATTTGCGTATCCGAACCCATCGATGTGCCCAAATCGGTGCCGGCCGATCAGCTCGAAACCTATCGGGCTCGGATGGAGCAGGCGGTGAATGAGCAAACGGCCCGCGCCCGGGCGGCGTTGGCCCTCACGGCCTCCGACACCACGCCCGGCGATTGA